Below is a window of Blastopirellula marina DNA.
CTGAATATTCTCGACTGGGTCGATCTTTACGCAATTGCGGTCAACGAAGAAAACGCTGCGGGCGGGCGTGTGGTGACGGCACCGACCAATGGGGCGGCGGGAATTATCCCAGCCGTATTGTGCTACTTCGATCGTTTCTGTCCCGAGTCAACGCCTGAGAAGATCCATCAGTTCCTTCTGACGGCGGCGGCAATCGGAGCACTGTATAAGAAGAATGCGTCGATCTCCGGTGCGGAAGTTGGTTGCCAGGGTGAAGTTGGCGTCGCTTGCAGCATGGCCGCGGGAGCCCTGACCGAAGTTAGGGGAGGTAATCCACGCCAGGTCGAAGAAGCAGCCGAGATCGGCATGGAACACAATCTCGGTCTGACCTGCGATCCGATCAAAGGGCTTGTGCAGGTTCCTTGCATTGAACGCAATGCGATGGGGGCGGTCAAAGCGATCAACGCTTGCCGTTTAGCCTTGCGCGGTGACGGATCTCATTTCGTCTCTCTGGACCGCGTGATTCGGGTCATGAAACGAACCGGGGCAGACATGTCTTCCCGGTATAAAGAGACCTCGAGAGGTGGATTGGCGGTCAACATCAGTGAGTGTTAGTGAGCAGCCGTTCGCCATTTTAGCCCGAATTCGCCGTCACCATGGGGTGTATCTGCTTTTCCCGTAACCTTATGCCTAACTTAGGCATAGGTAGGAAGACCGTCCGTCGGTTCACGCAATTCTTTGCTGACGTCGAGGGCTCGTGGATATACTGGACCTATGAAAATCTCGCATCTTGCGCTCTCTTATTTTGGGAGCTTAATTGCTGCTTTCCTGCTTATCAATGTCGCTCGGTCTGCCGAACCTGGTGACATTCAGGCATTTTTGACGACGCATTGCGTCGAATGCCATGGCGTTGATACCCAGGAAGCAAAGATCCGGCTCGATTCGCTTGAATTCCCGAGTCGCAAACACGATACGACCCATATCTGGACTCGTGTGTTCGACGCGATCGAACGGGGCGAAATGCCGCCTGACTACCAGACGCAGCCCAAGGATCTGGAAAAGCAATCCGTTCTTCGTCAGATCATTCAAACGCTGTCTCGATCGACAACGCGGCCCACGGCCCTGCGTCGGCTCAACCGCCTCGAATATGAGAACACCGTTCATGACCTGCTCGGTATTGACATCCCCCTGGCTGATTTGCTTCCCGAGGATGGCAGTGTGCAAGGATTTGATAAGGGCGCGGAAGGCCTCAGTTTTTCCTCTGTGTTGGTAGAGGAGTATCTGACCGCTGCCAACGTTGCTTTTGATGCTGCGATTCGACGCTTTGCACCTTTGCCCCCTGAGGCACGCCGCGCAGAGTTGATGACGCTCAAAGAGAACATCGACTCAGTCAAAAAGAAGAAGGGAGGCGTCATTGAGGTCGACGATTCCTTCGTCAAGTTTACCCCAGGCTGGCCTCCAGCGAGAATTGATGCCGCTCATCCGATTGAGGATGGAATCTACCGATGCCGCGTCGCGGTTTGGCCGCACGACCCCAGCGATCGAACGGTGGCGGTCGCTCTGTACGTTGGTTCCTTGTTTGGTCCAGATACTCAAGACTTTGTTGGAATCTTTGACGCAACCGGAACCTCCCAAGAGCCCCGCGTCATCGAGTTTACACGCCGGATGAAAGAAGGGGATACGATTCATGTCGTACCGCGAGTTTGGCCTGAGCACATTACTTGGCGCGATAAACACGAACCACGTCCTGGTGTGGGGATTGCCTGGGTAGAAACGTACGGACCTCTCGATCAGAGTTTCCCCTCCGAAGCGACCAAGAAACTATTCGGTGAGCATGATTCCATTCAGATGAAGGAAGAATGGTCGATCTGGATGCGACATCGCAAAGGAGTCAAGAATCACGTTGTCGAATCGACCCAGCCGGAAGCGGATATCGAGCGGATCATGCGCGAGTTTATTCCGCGTGCTTTCCGTCGCCCTGTTACGGACGAAGAGATGCGTCCCTTCGTGGAATTGGCCTTGGGGCGATTTGCCGCAGGACGAACCTTTGAACAGGCTGTTCGGACAGGAGTCACGGCCGTACTTTGCTCGCCGAGGTTTTTGCTTCTCAATAGCGAACCTGTGGTGGACGATTACGTGCTCGCTTCGCGTATGTCCTACTTTCTGTGGTCGACCATGCCCGATCAGGAACTTCTCGATCTGGCAGCAGATGGAAAACTGAGCGATCCCAACGTTCGATACGCTCAGGTCGAGCGGATGATCAAAGACTCGAAGAGTGAAGCATTTGTCAGCGATTTTACGGGCCAGTGGCTGGATCTTTACGATCTCGAATTCACGACGCCTGACAAAAAACTTTATCCGGAATACGATCCACTGCTGTTGGCTGCCATGCTTGGCGAATCGCAGCACTTCTTTCGACATGTACTGGAAGAAGATCTGAGCGTTACCAGTTTTATTGATGCCAATTGGACCTTTCTCAATCAACGCTTGGCCGCTCACTATGGGCTGCCCAAAGTAGAAGGGCACGAACATTTTCAGAAGGTGATGCTGCCAGAAAACAGTTTGCGAGGAGGTGTCCTTTCACAAGCCAGCGTCATGAAGGTCACTGCCAACGGCACGACTACCTCGCCGGTCATTCGAGGTGTTTGGGTTGCTGATAAGTTATTGGGGCGTCCAGTGCCTCCTCCGCCTCCCGGGGTTCCGGCTGTGGAGCCAGATATTCGTGGAGCCACGACGATTCGTGAGCAACTCGCTAAGCATTCGAGCAACGGGGACTGTGCGAGCTGTCACAAGCGAATCGATCCTGTTGGCTTCGCTTTGGAAGAATTCGATGCGATCGGTGGGCATCGGGCTTGGTATCGCTCAATCGGTGAAGGGAAGAAAGTTGAGAACATCAAGACCTATCGCCAAGGCTTTGATGTGGAATCAAACTGTGAACTGCCTGATGGACGAGCGTGTTCGAATTTCACGGAGTTTCGTCAGACTGTTGTCAGCGACAAGACGTTTGTTAAACGAGCGATCGCGGAGAAGCTTTTGATCTACGCCACGGGACGGCGCATCGGATTAGGGCAGCGTAATACGGTCGAAAAGGTAGTTGCCGATTCGGCCAAGCAAGACAACGGACTGAAATCAATGATTCACGCCGTCGTCGAAAGTGATTTATTCCTCGCTCCTTAGTAAATTGCACTGAAACCTCCTCAAAGGACGTGCTATGGATTCCAGTTTGAATCGTCGAACCTTTTTACGAGCATCCGGCATCGCAATGGGTTTGCCACTTTTGAGCAGCATGGGGGCTTCTCGTTTGTTCGCTGAAAAGCAGGCTGCCGAGTCGACCGATGTGCGACGAATGCTGGCCGTATGCGCTCCGCTGGGAATTCATACCCCCAACCTGTTTCCGACCGAAGCTGGCCGGGACTATGAATTGACGCCCTATCTTGAACCAATGCGAGACCTGAAAGAAAAGTTCACGGTTATCTCGGGAATCATGCATCCCAACGTCGATGGGGGACATGCAGCGGAGAAGAGCTTTCTAACCGGGGCAGCTCATCCTGGACAGCCAAGCTTTCAAAACACGATATCGGTCGACCAGCTTGCCGCGGAGCAAATCGGTTACAAAACGCGTTTTGGCTCATTAACCCTGGCCGTTGATTTCAACAGCTTGTCGTATACGAGAAGTGGTGTGCAAATCCCGGCCGAGCGTAGTCCCGCTAAACTATTCGCGAAGCTTTTCCTGGAAGGGACCAAACAGGAAAAAGAACAGCAAATGCGGCGAATTGAAGATGGGCAGAGCATCATGGATCTGGTGCAGGATCAGACTCGTAAGGTGACCAAGAACGTTGGACGAGAAGACAATCAGACGCTCGATCAATACTTTACCAGTGTGCGAGAGTTGGAGCAGCGATTGGTTCAGGCGGAAGCATGGGCGAAGCGACCCAAGCCGCAGGTCGATCGAAAGACTCCGGAAGATATCGCGGATCGCGCTCAATTGACGGAACGCTTGCGTCTGATGTACGAGATGATTTTCCTCGCCATCCAAACCGACTCGACAAGATTGATCACGTTGGTTGGTCCAGGCGGAAATGAAGTCGTCGATTTAGAGGGCGTCGACGACGGTTGGCATAATCTCAGTCATCACGGTCGCGACCCTGACAAAATCGAAATGCTCTCCATCATCGAATTGGAAGAGATGCGATTAGTGGCTGAACTATTTCAGCGGCTGGAAAACGCTAAGGAGGGTGGCAACTCCCTTCTCGATCAGACCGCGATTTTGTTTGGTTCAAATCTTGGAAATGCTTCGAGTCATAACAATACCAATCTTCCGATATTAGCGGCAGGCGGTCGTTTTCGACATGGACAGCACTTGGCATATGCCGAAGGCAAAGCACCCCCTCTATGTAATCTGCTGGTCAGCTATTTACAGCATTTAGGTTTGGAAGTCGAACAATTCGCGTCCGGCAGTGGCACGCTAACCGGACTGGACGCGGTTTAGGTTGATTTTTCTTCGCTAGAAAGCCGTTGCGCATTGCCTGAGCGCATTGTTTCCAGCTTACGGTTACAATGTTTGGATCGTCGCTAACCTCTCAGCGGACGATCTTTGTCTGATCCCCCGCCTCATAAATAGACCCTGCTAACGTTACGGTTCTCTCATGATTCGCACTAGTCTCTGGGTGTTGACCTTTTCGCTCCTGCTTACTGTTTCTGCCCGAGCTAATCCATTGGTCTATGAGGGAGATTCAGGAATAGGGAAAGGGAAGCATATAGTCTTCCTAGCGGGTGATCACGAATACCGTTCCGAAGAATCGCTTCCGGCGATGGCCCGGATCCTTGCTAAACATCACGGCTTCAAATGTACAGTTCTGTTTTCGATCGATCAGAAATCTGGCGAGATCTCGCCTGGTTCGAGCTACATGCCAGGGACTGAGGCTTTAGCATCGGCCGATCTGATGGTGATCTTTCTGCGGTTTCAGGATTTCCCGAGAGAACAGATGCAACCGATCGTGGACTACTTACAGCGTGGCGGCCCGGTTGTTGGGATGCGTACTTCGACCCACGCTTTTAAGATTCCTGGAAATTCCGAGTTCGCTCGCTTTAGTTACAACTATCAGGGGGACGACTTCAAACTGGGATTCGGCCGCCAAGTTTTAGGGGAAACATGGGCTGGGCATTATGGTGCCAATCACAAGATGAGCACGCGGCTAGATATCGTGCCGTCGGAGAAAGAACATCCCATTCTGCGCGGCGTGAAGAATCCATGGGTGCAAGCAGGCGGCTATTGGACGGAGCCGATGCCCGATAGCGAAGTGCTGGCGATGGCGCAACCACTCGACGGAATGAAACCAGATTCACCGGTCGCCGAAGGAAAGAAACCTTGTCCCGGTGTCTGGACGCGCGAGTACGAATCGAAATCGGGCAAGAAGGGACGAGTTTTTACAACCACCTATGGTGCCTCAGAGGATTTGCTTGACGATGACTTCCGTCGCATGATGATCAACGGTTGTCTTTGGGCAGCCAGTATGGAGGAGCAAATCAAACCCGATCTGACAATCGATTTTGTGGGCCCCTATCAACCAGTTACCTTCAGTTTTGGTGGGCACCGAAAGGGAGTAAAGCCGTCCGACTTGGAAGAGTGGACTTCGCCGATCTTGCCAGATCACTCGCAGCCCAATAAGAAGACGACTAAACGTCCGGCCGGACGAGATCCACGCGTTCAAAACAAGATGGATGCCAGGAATCGCACCGCAAAGAATCCACCGAAAACGACGGATGAAAATTACTCGGCCTTCGCAATCTACGAAAAAACGGCTCCCAGGCCCAAAGCTGCCAAGCCGGTGGTCACGTCACTTCCTTTGACATTGGAAAAAGGAGACCGCATCGCCTTGACCGGGAATACGCTGCTTGAGCATTCACAAGACTTTGGTCACTTTGAGGCCATGCTTCAGCAGCAGTTTCCGCAACATCAATTGAGGGTCCGGCACCTGGCTTGGTCGGCCGACGCGATCGACAATCAGCCACGCCCTGACAATTTCGCTGATACGCAGCAGCATCTCGTTCACGAAGAGGCTGACGTGGTGCTGGCCGCATTTGGATTCAATGAATCGTTCGCCGGCGAATCAGGCTTAGCCGAGTTTCGAAAAAAGCTAACCGACTACCTTGTCGATCTCAAATCGAAGGCCTTCAACGGCGAGTCGGCGGCAAAGATTGTACTCATTTCGCCAGTTGGCAACGAGAATCTCGAAAACGTTCCCGCGGCCGATCTCAACAATCAGCGGATTGCCTCGTACGTCGAGGTGATGCGGGAAGTGGCAGGGGAACAGGAAGTCGGGTTCGCAGATGTTTTTCAGGTGACCGCCGATGCCATGGCCAGTCCTGGTTCTGACCTCACGATTAACGGTGTTCATCTGAATCGAGAGGGAGATCGCTTGTTTTCTGAGGCTTTATTTGAACAACTGTTTCAAGCCAAGCCTCCGGAAATCAGCAACACGTTGTTGTCCACGATCGTGGATAAAAACCAGCAGTTCTTCCGCCGCTTTCGTCCGTTGAACACGTTCTATTACACGGGTGGGCGAAATAAAGATTACGGCTACCTCGATTTCTTACCCGCGATGCGAAATTTCGATCTGATGGTCGCCAATCGGGATCAACGTATTTGGGACATGGTGCAGGGTAAGACGGTTCCCGACAAAGTTGACGACTCGAATGTTCCACCACTCCCGACAACAATCCAAAGTCGAGGCGCGAACGAGTGGATGTCGGCCGCAGAAGAGCAGAAGGCGTTTCAGGTGGATCCTCGTTTCGAGGTAAATCTATTCGCTGGCGAGGAGGAATTTCCCGACATGGTGAATCCGATTCAAATGCGGTGGGATGCTAAGGGAAGGTTGTGGGTCAGTTGCTCGACAACGTACCCGCACGTTTATCCTGGTAACGAGCCCAACGACAAACTCGTCATCTTGGAAGACACCGATGGAGACGGCAAAGCGGATAAATCGACGGTTTTTGCGGATAACCTAAGTATTCCATTATCGTTTGAATTTGGCGATGGAGGCGTTTATGTTTCGGAGCAACCTTGTCTGTCGTTCTTGAAAGACACGGATGGCGACGATAAGGCCGACGTCCATCAAACTGTACTTCGCGGTTTCGGTACCGAAGATTCTCATCACTCGCTGCATGACTTTACCTGGACACCTGATGGTGATTTGATCTTCCGTGAATCGGTCTTCCATCATTCCCAGGTCGAAACTCCTTACGGTCCGGTACGTCAACAGAATAGTGGTTGGTTTCGCTTCGATCCAAAAACGCAGCGACTGCTCAGCTTTGGTACCTATCCCAGTACCAACCCGTGGGGAGTCACGTTCGACGATTGGGGGCAACACATGGCGAGCCATCCAGTCTACGCGGAAGCTCATCAAGCTCTTGACCCGCCTTATCCGCTGCAGAACGCCCCACCGAAAGGTCTTCAGGCTTACTCCGGGGTTTGCGGACATCAATTTGTCGACACGGCCTCTTTTCCGAAGGATATGCAAGGAGACTTCATCAAGGTTCGCTATAAGCCAACCAATCGAGTTG
It encodes the following:
- a CDS encoding DUF1552 domain-containing protein, giving the protein MDSSLNRRTFLRASGIAMGLPLLSSMGASRLFAEKQAAESTDVRRMLAVCAPLGIHTPNLFPTEAGRDYELTPYLEPMRDLKEKFTVISGIMHPNVDGGHAAEKSFLTGAAHPGQPSFQNTISVDQLAAEQIGYKTRFGSLTLAVDFNSLSYTRSGVQIPAERSPAKLFAKLFLEGTKQEKEQQMRRIEDGQSIMDLVQDQTRKVTKNVGREDNQTLDQYFTSVRELEQRLVQAEAWAKRPKPQVDRKTPEDIADRAQLTERLRLMYEMIFLAIQTDSTRLITLVGPGGNEVVDLEGVDDGWHNLSHHGRDPDKIEMLSIIELEEMRLVAELFQRLENAKEGGNSLLDQTAILFGSNLGNASSHNNTNLPILAAGGRFRHGQHLAYAEGKAPPLCNLLVSYLQHLGLEVEQFASGSGTLTGLDAV
- a CDS encoding DUF1592 domain-containing protein yields the protein MKISHLALSYFGSLIAAFLLINVARSAEPGDIQAFLTTHCVECHGVDTQEAKIRLDSLEFPSRKHDTTHIWTRVFDAIERGEMPPDYQTQPKDLEKQSVLRQIIQTLSRSTTRPTALRRLNRLEYENTVHDLLGIDIPLADLLPEDGSVQGFDKGAEGLSFSSVLVEEYLTAANVAFDAAIRRFAPLPPEARRAELMTLKENIDSVKKKKGGVIEVDDSFVKFTPGWPPARIDAAHPIEDGIYRCRVAVWPHDPSDRTVAVALYVGSLFGPDTQDFVGIFDATGTSQEPRVIEFTRRMKEGDTIHVVPRVWPEHITWRDKHEPRPGVGIAWVETYGPLDQSFPSEATKKLFGEHDSIQMKEEWSIWMRHRKGVKNHVVESTQPEADIERIMREFIPRAFRRPVTDEEMRPFVELALGRFAAGRTFEQAVRTGVTAVLCSPRFLLLNSEPVVDDYVLASRMSYFLWSTMPDQELLDLAADGKLSDPNVRYAQVERMIKDSKSEAFVSDFTGQWLDLYDLEFTTPDKKLYPEYDPLLLAAMLGESQHFFRHVLEEDLSVTSFIDANWTFLNQRLAAHYGLPKVEGHEHFQKVMLPENSLRGGVLSQASVMKVTANGTTTSPVIRGVWVADKLLGRPVPPPPPGVPAVEPDIRGATTIREQLAKHSSNGDCASCHKRIDPVGFALEEFDAIGGHRAWYRSIGEGKKVENIKTYRQGFDVESNCELPDGRACSNFTEFRQTVVSDKTFVKRAIAEKLLIYATGRRIGLGQRNTVEKVVADSAKQDNGLKSMIHAVVESDLFLAP
- a CDS encoding PVC-type heme-binding CxxCH protein; the encoded protein is MIRTSLWVLTFSLLLTVSARANPLVYEGDSGIGKGKHIVFLAGDHEYRSEESLPAMARILAKHHGFKCTVLFSIDQKSGEISPGSSYMPGTEALASADLMVIFLRFQDFPREQMQPIVDYLQRGGPVVGMRTSTHAFKIPGNSEFARFSYNYQGDDFKLGFGRQVLGETWAGHYGANHKMSTRLDIVPSEKEHPILRGVKNPWVQAGGYWTEPMPDSEVLAMAQPLDGMKPDSPVAEGKKPCPGVWTREYESKSGKKGRVFTTTYGASEDLLDDDFRRMMINGCLWAASMEEQIKPDLTIDFVGPYQPVTFSFGGHRKGVKPSDLEEWTSPILPDHSQPNKKTTKRPAGRDPRVQNKMDARNRTAKNPPKTTDENYSAFAIYEKTAPRPKAAKPVVTSLPLTLEKGDRIALTGNTLLEHSQDFGHFEAMLQQQFPQHQLRVRHLAWSADAIDNQPRPDNFADTQQHLVHEEADVVLAAFGFNESFAGESGLAEFRKKLTDYLVDLKSKAFNGESAAKIVLISPVGNENLENVPAADLNNQRIASYVEVMREVAGEQEVGFADVFQVTADAMASPGSDLTINGVHLNREGDRLFSEALFEQLFQAKPPEISNTLLSTIVDKNQQFFRRFRPLNTFYYTGGRNKDYGYLDFLPAMRNFDLMVANRDQRIWDMVQGKTVPDKVDDSNVPPLPTTIQSRGANEWMSAAEEQKAFQVDPRFEVNLFAGEEEFPDMVNPIQMRWDAKGRLWVSCSTTYPHVYPGNEPNDKLVILEDTDGDGKADKSTVFADNLSIPLSFEFGDGGVYVSEQPCLSFLKDTDGDDKADVHQTVLRGFGTEDSHHSLHDFTWTPDGDLIFRESVFHHSQVETPYGPVRQQNSGWFRFDPKTQRLLSFGTYPSTNPWGVTFDDWGQHMASHPVYAEAHQALDPPYPLQNAPPKGLQAYSGVCGHQFVDTASFPKDMQGDFIKVRYKPTNRVEILRWKEGPFGYSEEYVGDLLFSTNLSFIPVDLQFGPRGDLYVCDWYNPIKGHMQYSLRDDRRDRHSGRIWRITAKGIPLQEAPNIADASIDELLDLLKRPEYAVRYRVKQELGQRDVDQVKRHLDQWITKLDDADPRFRHHQVEGIWTYRWIDQVDMVHAETSMPTADLNVATSVLRDLLSCEDSHARAAATKQLRYWYPLLTDWPQLLRDSANDENGIVRMQAAIAATYIGTKPAFTAMLDVLRHPRDGHLAYAITCSLMSKSMRTHWEGNSRYGIARILKQAAKDAEIKEPKPTKAQANFDAQSDLKVVKVTCIPERMLFDVKHFMVKPGQPLKIVFTNPDATDHNFVLVQPDSLAEVGMAANEMAKDPTNADSDFIPYDKSDLIIEHTPMIGPTRAAQIAVLRFEAPTKPGIYPYVCTFPGHWVVMNGVMVVAEDDASAQALMTASVPQVIKEWNMEDFADFPSVIRPKDEQTLTRGMTAFVKARCNQCHVVAGHGTNLGPDLAESVKKLKGKELLKQMVDPSSQIHEKFRNVQFLTIDGRVTTGVVVKQDDEAYHVATNLLTPNSLTKILKEDVEEMGASKMSPMPTGLLDTLTKEEIYDLHAFVEAGGYELPEHLQHMHQHGSNANPD